From the genome of Natronolimnobius baerhuensis:
GACCCTGACCTCGAGTCCACTGTTCAAGCAGTCCAGTCACCTGAGCGCTTGCGCGAGCTAGCGCCGGACGCCGACTGCGTCGTGATCCACGAATCTACAGACGAGGAGGTCTCTATGAGCGTCCTCGAGATCGTCTCTGTCTGCGGGGCGACGCCGCTCGTGCTCTTTACCGACGCATCCTACGCCTCCGCGGTCACGCGTTCGGCAGAGGGTATCGACGGCTACGTTCGCCGCGGCACCGACGACGCCGTTGTCCACCTCGCAGACGAGATTTCGAAGGTGTGTCACAACGAGGCCATCGGCGGCCCCACCGCGGAGTCGCCGCTCGAGCGGGCGGATTCGGACGCGACTGTCGAGGCTAGTCTCGAGGGTGTAGACCACGACGAGCAGGCCCAGCCAACCGCGGACGCAGCTGACACAGCCGAGAGAGCGGACGAGAGCGGTCACGATGACGCCGACGCTGCTGGTGATTCCGGCGCAGGAACCGACACCGGCACAGGCACCGACGCTGGCGCACTCGAGGAGTCCGTTGCCCACCCCGAGCAGACAATCGATGGCGGGGGTGCGGCTAGCGCTCCCCCTGTCATCGGCACCGACCGACAGGCCATGCGCGCCGATCCCAGAACGGCGACCGCGCTGCTCGAGACGACTGCCAGAATCGTCGACTGCCGGGACCGGGAACTACTCTTTGGCCGCGTCGTCGAGGGCGCGGTCGGCGTTCTCGGCTTTCGTCACTGCTGGCTTTCGACCGTCCACTTCGGCGAACTGGTCCCGCGCGCTGCGTCGCCAGCGGTTCCGGGACACGCCCTCGAGTCCACTGCCGTCGATGGCCCGCTCGGAACGGCGTTCAAGGCGGGTGAACCGACTCGTATCGACGACGTGCGCGACCATCCGGATATTCGGCTGCCGATTGAGGGTGCTCGCTCGCTGTGTAGCGTCCCGGTTGGCGATATCGGCGTGATTCGAATCGTCGCCGACACGGAGGCCGCGTTTGACGACATGGACGTGGCGCTCTTGCAGGGCCTCTGTAACGCCGCAGCAGCCGTTCTCCAGCGCAACTGGGACGAGATGGGCGTCGTCAACGCTCGCAATCAACTGGAACGGGAAGTCGAGCGCCTCGAGTCCGAACGCGAGCAGTTCGCCGCCGCCGCAGAGCAACTCGCGAGCGAGCGGGATCGAATCGCAGCCGAACGCGACCAGTTGCTCACGCTCGTCGAAGACGTCGCCAAACCGACGCTGCGTTATGACATCGCCGACGGCCAGGCCATCATCCGCGATGTCAACGAGGCCGTCGAAGCCGTCTTCGGTGACGACCCCGACGCCGTCCGCGGCCAGCCAGTCGAGGCGTACGTCGTCCCCGACGGCCTCGAGGAGCGAGCCGAAACGCTCGCCGACGCGCTGGCTGCGACCGAGCAGTACCAGATTCTCGACCAGCGCGACACCGTTGAGGGGGTCCGCGATTTCATGCTGACGATCATCCCACTCGAGCAGGCAGCCGACGCGCCAGCGGCCGCCGACTGCGAAGGCCTGCTCGTCTACGACGATATCACCGAGTCCAAGCGACGAGAACTCGAACTCGCCGCCGCGAACGCCCGTCTCGAGCGAGTCGCCGATCTGATCGACGACGACCTCGAGCAGCCGCTGTCGACGGCACGAAACTACCGTGAACTGGCCGCCAAGACGGGCAGTAACGATCACTTCGCCGTGATCGCGGAGGCCCACGAGCAACTCGCGGCGCGACTCGAGGATCTCGAGGCCGTCGCCGCGTGGGACGATGCCTCGGACGAGACGGAGCCGATTGCGCTGCAGGACGTTGCCCGACGCGCGTGGACCGATATCGACACGGGCAACGCGCAGTTAGTTGCAGAGGATGACCTCATTCTCGAGGCCGACAGAGCGGACTTACGGGAGTTATTCGAGTACGTGCTTGACGCTGCGATTGACGACGACGGCAGGTCGGACACCGACGAGGAGACGCCGGCGACGATCACCGTCGGCGCGACTGACGACGGCTTTTACGTGGCCGGTGATCGACCGACGGGCACTGAGAACGCAACTGGCGACGGCCGGCAGGACGCGCCCACACCCGGCCGATTAACTGCCTCCGATGGTGCCGGCGTGCAACTCGGGCTGGTCGAGCGAATCGCCGACCAGCACGGCTGGGACATCGGCGTCGCCGAAGACGATGACGGGACCGCATTCGCGTTCCGCGGGGTCGACGCGATCAGCGTGAACCGAAATCGAGTGTAGCCGGCGCTGGGACTCGAGTTGTACGTACGTAGCGCAGTGTTTGAGAAAATTCATGTATCCATCGTAACTTGTTCTGGTATGAACCGCACAGAACTGTTCCTCGCGATTATCGCGTACACGCTCATCGTGCAGGTGTTCGTCGACGGCAGCGGAGACGTCTCGTTCGCGTACCTCCCGCTTTTCGTCCTCTTGTTTGCCCTCCCGATATTCGTCGTCCTCGACCTGCTGAAAAACCCGCAGTTCGAGTAGCCTATTCGCCGTCGCCCTCGAGCGCCAGCGACGCGAGCAGCGCCTCGAGTTGCAGGCGCTCGTTTGCACCCTCAGTGATCCGGTAGTCGACCTCGCCGAGGCGCTCGAGGAGCCGAACTGTGGCTTGCTCGGAGATGTCGAACTCCCAGGCGGAGCGATGGAGTTGGTCAATCACGTCGCCGCCGGCCAGTCCGCGGTCCATCAGCAGGTCCTCGAGTGCGGCGCGGGCGGCGGTGAAGTCGCCGCCGATGGCGTGGGTCACCATCTCCTCGACCTCCTCCGGGCGCGCGGTGGCGGTAATCGCGAAGACGGTTTCCTCGTCGACGGTTTCGCCCATCACGGCCGCGGCCTGCAGGGCGTTGATCGCCTTGCGCATGTCGCCGTCTGCCGCGTAGACGAGCGCGTCGACGCCGTCGTCGGTGACTTCGATATCTTGGTCGGCGGCGATTTCGCGCACCTGCGCCTCGATTGCGGTCTCGGTAAGTTGGGTGAATCGGAACACCGCACAGCGAGATTGAATCGGATCGATAATCTGACTCGAGTAGTTACAGGAGAGGATAAAGCGGGTGTTGTTGGAGAACTGCTCCATCGTCCGGCGCAGCGCTGACTGAGCGTCAGAAGTGAGCGCGTCCGCCTCGTCCAGAAAGATGATCCGGTGGTCGTAGCCGCCGAAGGAGGAGCGCGCGAAGTCTTTGATCCGGTCGCGGACGACGTCGATGCCGCGCTGATCGGAGGCATTGAGCTCGAGGAAGTTCTCGCGCCAGTCGTCGTCGTAGACTTCGCGGGCGATAGCCTGTGCAGCCGTCGTTTTTCCTGTTCCGGCTGGGCCTGCAAACATGAGATGCGGCAAGTCGTCCTGCTCGACGTACCGTTGCAGGCGCGGGACGATGTTCTCGTGGCCCTTGATCTCGTCGAGCCGCTGCGGGCGGTACTTTTCGATCCAGACTTCGGTTTTCCCGGGTGTGGGCTCCGCCGCCTCGGCGTCGGCCTCGCTCATACCGGTCCAAGGGTGGGCCGGGAAATAAATCGACCGAAGGTGGTTCCGGCTCCGACGTCCGAGCGCCAGCGCCGATACGTCCCCCTCGAGTAGTTCGCCTCCTCCCTGCGTGACAGCTTTTTCTCGCTGCTCGAGGTAGCTCGAGAGAGTGAGTGAGATGACACGAACACCAAAGCGATTACAGACACGAGCCCGGTCGGTCCGAATCGTCGCCGTCGTCGTGCTCGCCATCGCCTGTACGCTGGCGCTGGTTCCGACTGCGGTGCTCGCCCAGACCGATGCACAGACCGGCGGCACGGTGATAGTTGAGGAAGGAGAGACCGTCAGCGACCTCGAGGCGTTCGCGGGGTCGGTCGTCGTCGAGGGAACGGTCACGGGTGATGCAAGCGCCGTCGCGGGCTCGATACAGGTCGCAGAGAGCGGCGAGATCGGTGGCGACTTCGAAGCAGCCGGCGGCAGCGTCGTCATCGAGGGCACTGTCGAGGGCAACCTTCAGGCCGCAACGGGGAGCCTCGAGATCCGCGAGGACGCGACTATCGGCGGCGACCTCTCGGCCGGCGCTGGCAGCATCGTTATCGACGGCACGCTCGAGTCGAACGCAGAGGTCGGTGCCGACACGATCCGACTCGGTGACGACGCAGCAATCGCGGGCGATCTGCGCTACGGCGGCGACCTCGAGGGCAACACCGACGCCGTCGCGGGCACAATTACGGAAGATTCCTCGCTCGGTGTGACCGGCGACGTGGTACCGTCGATTGAGCCGGTGGCCTCCTGGCTGTTTTCGGCGTACATTTTCGCGGCAAACCTGCTCCTCGGTGTGGTGTTGCTCGCGCTCTTCCCGCGCTTTTCGGCGGGCGTCGCCGCTCGTGTCGCAAGCGATCCGATTCGGACCGGACTGGCCGGGCTAGGGTTGCTCATCGGTGTGCCAATCGCGCTCATTGCGCTCGCGATTACCGTCATCGGCATCCCACTGTCGGTCATTGGATCGTTCCTGTTCGCGCTGCTCGTCTGGGTCGGCGTCGTCTACGGGCGATTCGCCGTCGCGGCGTGGCTGCTCGGTTTGGTCGGCCTCGAGAATCGCTGGCTCGCGCTCGTCGTCGGGCTGGTCGCCGGCGCGCTGGTTGCGCAGATCCCCTACGTCGGCGGGCTGATCAATTTCGTCGTCTTCCTGCTCGGACTGGGCGCACTCGGCTGGGGGCTGTACGCACACCGACGAGCGGCGCGAAACCGGGAACGCGACTCGCCGGCTGGAGTCGGACCGTCCGAGTCGCCGATGGACTGAACGTGACGACGCCGAGCGACGCGCTCAAGTCCGCGCCCTCACAACCGTCGCGTATGCACGTCACCGTCGATATCAAAGGCGAGGGGACCCACGAGTTCGACCTCGAGGAGGTTGCAGACGGAACCGACGGCCGACCGACGTACGCCGCGTTGCTCCGCGCGGTCGACCTCAGTCCCCACGAGGTAAGCGTGCTCGTCGACGGGCGACCGGTGCCGGAGGATCAGCCAGTCGAAAGCGAGCACGTGACCGTGTTGCGACTGATCAAAGGCGGTTGCGTCGACTGAGACGGCCTGACATCCCGAGTTCCGGGGTCGTGGGATATGAAAGCTCGAGGGTTTTGACGGTGGCACTGATACAGAGACATATGACTGATGGTGCCCGCGTCACACTGGCGAACGTCGGTCCGGGTCCGGACACGCTCACACTTGCGGAGTTGGCCGACCCAGTCGAGCCGACGGATCCGACAACGACGGAGGAGCCGGATCCGGCCTACGAGGCGGTCGTCGTCTTGCTCCACCGCGACCACCACTGCGGGCAGTGTCGCCGCCAGGTTCGGGCAGTCGCCGACCGGTACGACGAATTTCGCGAGCGCGGGTGTCAGGTGGTCTCGATTGTCCCCGAGCCACGCGAGCGTGTCACAGAGTGGCAAGAACGCTACGACCTTCCGTTCCCGATCTGTGCCGACCCCGACGCGGTCGCCGGCGAGGCGTTCGACCAGCCGATCCGACTCGGTGCGCTCGGCGAACACTTTGACCTCGTCGGGCGGATGCCAGCCGCGCTCGTCTTCAACGTTCGATCTGACGACGCCACCGAACTGGACGCCCCGGATCAGGACTCGAGCGAGGCCAAACTCACGCTGACCGCGAGTCACCGCGGCCGAACGACCATGGATCGCCCCGACATCGACGACTTGTTGGCCACGGTCGACCGACAGGCGTGAGATGGCCGTCTTTGTCCGTCCTGCAACGCCCGACGACCGCCTCGAGGTCCGGCGGATCCTCGACGCCGCGATGCTCGAGCCGGGCGATGTCGAAACCCGGCTCGACGCTGGCGACGTATTCGTCGCGGGCGATCACCGCGGGAGTGCTTCGGCAGAGTCAGCGACCGCGTCCGGGCGCGAACGCATCCTCGGCACCATCGTCCTCGAGCCACTCGCAGACGACGACGGCGCACACATCGCAGCCATCGGCGTTCGTCGGAGCCACCGCGGTCGCGGCTTCGGCCGCGCGCTGATCGAACACGCCCTCGAGCGGGAGGGACGACTCACCGCGCGATTCGACGAGGGGGTGCGGCCGTTCTACGAGCGACTGGGGTTTTCCATCGAGTCGATTGACGACAAGCGCCATCGCGGTGTGGCTGTCGCCGCTGATCACGTATAGTCCCAAAACCGGGGGACAACCTCGAGTTCCAACACTCATGTTGATATGATGATACAGCGATACGATTATGTGTCAGTTACAATGATTATGGGTATGACCAGTCGTCGCCCCGACGAGTCCTCGTGGCGCAGGTGGCACGCACTCGTCGAACACTATACGCCGGATGGTGCCCTCGGGCGGTGGCTTCTTGGCTCGCTGAGTAGCTTTTTTGGCCTCTGGCTGCTCGCGATCTTCGGTGCCGAAGTGATCTACTGGGGGCTGTCGCTTGCCATGCTGTTCTGGACGACGGTGTTACTCGGCGTCGGCATTCCCATGGTCCTCGTGGGACTGCTCACACTCTGGCCGCTGTACCTCTCGCTCATCGGCAACCTCGAGTCGGCGGCCGACTACTCCGTTCCGGGGATGGACCGGGCGAATCCGCCGGTCGAAACGCCACAGCGCGATCCGTCCGCGAAGGACGACGTCGATGCGACGGACCCGTTCGCTGATCTCAAGCGCCAGTACGCAGCCGGTGACCTCTCCGAAGACGAGTTTGAACGCCGACTGGATGCTCGCCTCGACGAGGTCGATTCATCAACTCGAGGGGCCGACGACAACACGACTCGAGACCGACTTCAAGATCACAACTGACACTTAGCCGCTCGAAGAAAGCCTAAATACTCACCGTGCAAACGATTGACTTGCACCGAAAGGTGCGGTATGTGAGAGTGCGATCCCTACCACAACCACCCTCTCACATACGTGCTTCCACCTGGAAGCGACTGGGTGTTGTCACCCACTCTCCTAAACGATAGTGGCTGCTTAGTCATGCATTCGGCCGTGGGAGGCGTTCACGACGATGGCCGTCGTTTTCTTATCGACTCTCTGACTCGAGTATCGACTGGAACCGGTTGACTTACTAATTAGTTACGGTATTTTACACTATGAACCGCCGGGATCTTTTCGCGATAGCTGGGTCAGGGGTTACGATTCCAGTTGTCGGATGTCTACAACGTGGGTCCTCAAATACTGACGTACTCACCCCGTCACCGTCGATTGATACAGAAGCGCCGGCGGACTGCGGTCCCGCAGCACTGTCGCTCTCCGAGCGACTCGGCGACAATCCGGGCGACGAGGGGCCGTGTCCTGAGGACGCGAAGCCGGCGATTGCCGTGGAAAACGAACGGGAC
Proteins encoded in this window:
- a CDS encoding GAF domain-containing protein, with translation MAHSSPRSRTHARTILYVAPTDGTARSGAETLARVTAQTDPDLESTVQAVQSPERLRELAPDADCVVIHESTDEEVSMSVLEIVSVCGATPLVLFTDASYASAVTRSAEGIDGYVRRGTDDAVVHLADEISKVCHNEAIGGPTAESPLERADSDATVEASLEGVDHDEQAQPTADAADTAERADESGHDDADAAGDSGAGTDTGTGTDAGALEESVAHPEQTIDGGGAASAPPVIGTDRQAMRADPRTATALLETTARIVDCRDRELLFGRVVEGAVGVLGFRHCWLSTVHFGELVPRAASPAVPGHALESTAVDGPLGTAFKAGEPTRIDDVRDHPDIRLPIEGARSLCSVPVGDIGVIRIVADTEAAFDDMDVALLQGLCNAAAAVLQRNWDEMGVVNARNQLEREVERLESEREQFAAAAEQLASERDRIAAERDQLLTLVEDVAKPTLRYDIADGQAIIRDVNEAVEAVFGDDPDAVRGQPVEAYVVPDGLEERAETLADALAATEQYQILDQRDTVEGVRDFMLTIIPLEQAADAPAAADCEGLLVYDDITESKRRELELAAANARLERVADLIDDDLEQPLSTARNYRELAAKTGSNDHFAVIAEAHEQLAARLEDLEAVAAWDDASDETEPIALQDVARRAWTDIDTGNAQLVAEDDLILEADRADLRELFEYVLDAAIDDDGRSDTDEETPATITVGATDDGFYVAGDRPTGTENATGDGRQDAPTPGRLTASDGAGVQLGLVERIADQHGWDIGVAEDDDGTAFAFRGVDAISVNRNRV
- a CDS encoding replication factor C small subunit, whose product is MSEADAEAAEPTPGKTEVWIEKYRPQRLDEIKGHENIVPRLQRYVEQDDLPHLMFAGPAGTGKTTAAQAIAREVYDDDWRENFLELNASDQRGIDVVRDRIKDFARSSFGGYDHRIIFLDEADALTSDAQSALRRTMEQFSNNTRFILSCNYSSQIIDPIQSRCAVFRFTQLTETAIEAQVREIAADQDIEVTDDGVDALVYAADGDMRKAINALQAAAVMGETVDEETVFAITATARPEEVEEMVTHAIGGDFTAARAALEDLLMDRGLAGGDVIDQLHRSAWEFDISEQATVRLLERLGEVDYRITEGANERLQLEALLASLALEGDGE
- a CDS encoding bactofilin family protein, translating into MTRTPKRLQTRARSVRIVAVVVLAIACTLALVPTAVLAQTDAQTGGTVIVEEGETVSDLEAFAGSVVVEGTVTGDASAVAGSIQVAESGEIGGDFEAAGGSVVIEGTVEGNLQAATGSLEIREDATIGGDLSAGAGSIVIDGTLESNAEVGADTIRLGDDAAIAGDLRYGGDLEGNTDAVAGTITEDSSLGVTGDVVPSIEPVASWLFSAYIFAANLLLGVVLLALFPRFSAGVAARVASDPIRTGLAGLGLLIGVPIALIALAITVIGIPLSVIGSFLFALLVWVGVVYGRFAVAAWLLGLVGLENRWLALVVGLVAGALVAQIPYVGGLINFVVFLLGLGALGWGLYAHRRAARNRERDSPAGVGPSESPMD
- the samp2 gene encoding ubiquitin-like small modifier protein SAMP2, with product MHVTVDIKGEGTHEFDLEEVADGTDGRPTYAALLRAVDLSPHEVSVLVDGRPVPEDQPVESEHVTVLRLIKGGCVD
- a CDS encoding redoxin domain-containing protein, translated to MTDGARVTLANVGPGPDTLTLAELADPVEPTDPTTTEEPDPAYEAVVVLLHRDHHCGQCRRQVRAVADRYDEFRERGCQVVSIVPEPRERVTEWQERYDLPFPICADPDAVAGEAFDQPIRLGALGEHFDLVGRMPAALVFNVRSDDATELDAPDQDSSEAKLTLTASHRGRTTMDRPDIDDLLATVDRQA
- a CDS encoding GNAT family N-acetyltransferase, producing MAVFVRPATPDDRLEVRRILDAAMLEPGDVETRLDAGDVFVAGDHRGSASAESATASGRERILGTIVLEPLADDDGAHIAAIGVRRSHRGRGFGRALIEHALEREGRLTARFDEGVRPFYERLGFSIESIDDKRHRGVAVAADHV
- a CDS encoding SHOCT domain-containing protein, producing MTSRRPDESSWRRWHALVEHYTPDGALGRWLLGSLSSFFGLWLLAIFGAEVIYWGLSLAMLFWTTVLLGVGIPMVLVGLLTLWPLYLSLIGNLESAADYSVPGMDRANPPVETPQRDPSAKDDVDATDPFADLKRQYAAGDLSEDEFERRLDARLDEVDSSTRGADDNTTRDRLQDHN